A genomic stretch from Chryseobacterium sp. SNU WT5 includes:
- the ltrA gene encoding group II intron reverse transcriptase/maturase, translated as MIERVLHPRNMQRALEQVIANKGSAGVDGMNVQELSDYLRKEKTRLYSSIKERCYLPQPILGVEIPKGNGKTRLLGIPTVTDRVLQQAVSQVLMPHYDNEFSVHSYGFRPNKNARQAVGKALEHIHEGYPFIVDIDLKTFFDEVDHCILLNLLYRKVKCPITMRLIRKWLRAPILINGQLHKRRKGVPQGSPLSPLLSNILLNELDKELTKRKLRFVRYADDFSIYTQYKSHATATLKAIEKYLKTKLKLTINGEKSGVRKPVQFELLGFGFESTYKKGDKGKYQLVVGKKAWTRLKERLKSLTRKTAPISFDERLQKINEVQRGWLNYFRGTSIKGKLLSFDGWLRNRLRYCIWHDWKKPERKRKNLIRLGIDQSLAYAYSRTRKGGWAVAQSPILGTTITISRLKKRAYIAMLELHLSLNPSRYEPPYTRPVRTVV; from the coding sequence ATGATTGAAAGAGTATTACATCCTCGCAACATGCAACGAGCCTTAGAGCAAGTAATTGCGAATAAAGGCAGTGCTGGCGTGGACGGAATGAACGTGCAAGAACTATCTGATTATCTTCGGAAAGAGAAAACACGACTTTATTCTTCCATAAAAGAGAGGTGTTATCTTCCTCAACCCATTCTTGGAGTAGAGATTCCTAAAGGAAATGGTAAAACCCGACTTTTAGGAATACCAACAGTAACCGATAGAGTGTTACAACAAGCGGTGTCACAAGTTCTGATGCCACACTATGATAATGAATTTAGTGTTCACAGTTATGGATTCAGACCCAACAAAAACGCCCGCCAAGCAGTTGGTAAAGCGTTGGAGCATATCCATGAAGGTTATCCATTTATTGTAGACATTGATCTAAAGACCTTCTTTGATGAAGTAGACCACTGCATTCTTCTGAACTTACTTTATCGAAAGGTAAAATGCCCAATAACCATGCGCTTAATCCGCAAATGGTTACGAGCTCCAATTCTAATCAATGGTCAATTACACAAACGAAGAAAAGGAGTTCCGCAAGGTTCACCTTTAAGTCCGTTGTTGTCGAATATCCTGCTCAACGAGTTGGATAAAGAATTGACAAAACGTAAACTTCGATTTGTACGTTACGCAGATGATTTTAGTATTTATACCCAGTATAAAAGCCATGCAACTGCCACGCTAAAAGCCATAGAAAAGTACTTGAAAACGAAACTCAAACTCACTATTAATGGTGAGAAAAGTGGCGTTAGAAAGCCAGTACAATTTGAACTACTGGGATTCGGATTCGAATCTACATATAAGAAAGGGGACAAGGGAAAATACCAATTGGTAGTAGGTAAGAAAGCGTGGACACGATTGAAAGAGCGACTAAAATCCCTCACCCGCAAAACCGCTCCGATAAGTTTTGATGAGCGTCTCCAAAAGATTAACGAAGTTCAGCGTGGATGGTTAAACTATTTTCGAGGAACAAGTATCAAAGGAAAACTCCTCAGCTTTGACGGATGGCTGAGAAACCGACTGCGGTATTGCATTTGGCATGATTGGAAGAAGCCCGAACGGAAGAGGAAAAACCTCATTCGATTAGGAATCGACCAAAGCCTTGCGTATGCATATAGCCGAACTCGGAAAGGAGGATGGGCAGTCGCACAAAGTCCTATTTTAGGAACAACAATCACTATTTCAAGGCTAAAGAAACGTGCATACATCGCCATGTTAGAACTTCATCTATCACTTAACCCATCAAGATACGAACCGCCGTATACGAGACCCGTACGTACGGTGGTGTGA
- a CDS encoding peptidylprolyl isomerase, whose amino-acid sequence MNKNVKLTLLFTFIMVLFGFQASAQTQLKAGSLVDGIAVVVGDEIILESDIEDQANFAKQQGSNVANKCEFVESIINNKLLIYEAKRDTLIENRSVAIKETANQKYAQILGQFPDEREMLKTYKFRTSYEMKNAIEKIDSDNYYGQMKYGRITDKADVTPNEVTDFFTEFKTQLPEVKDEVSLSQISMFPKLTDAHKDEIIAKLNKIKKDILAGESFESQARIYSEDPGSAAKGGLYTGISKGKMVKSFEAAALNLQEGEISDPVESDFGYHLIQLVKKSGKQYDARHILLKAEPNAEEIASAKKELDSIRTLIMDGNMTFKEAAFRFSDDKQTKFNAGILTSQDGSDKIEKLDLPPTIGYQIAGLNKGDITEVFQDVAQQDRKTVTLLKIDDVIAAHQLDIATDYNRIKQMALNKKKNEMVEKWVKEKLPNVFISINDRYKDCTFKTDWRKTVEDK is encoded by the coding sequence ATGAATAAGAACGTTAAGTTGACCTTACTCTTCACTTTTATCATGGTGCTTTTCGGGTTCCAGGCAAGTGCACAGACTCAATTGAAAGCAGGATCTTTAGTAGATGGAATTGCGGTTGTAGTAGGAGATGAGATTATTTTAGAATCCGATATCGAGGATCAGGCAAATTTTGCAAAACAGCAGGGTTCGAATGTAGCTAACAAATGTGAATTTGTAGAGAGCATTATCAATAATAAATTATTGATTTATGAAGCAAAAAGAGATACCCTTATTGAGAATCGCTCCGTTGCTATAAAAGAAACAGCCAACCAAAAATATGCGCAGATCTTAGGCCAGTTTCCAGATGAGAGAGAAATGCTTAAAACCTATAAATTCCGTACTTCTTATGAAATGAAGAATGCAATTGAAAAGATTGATAGCGATAACTATTACGGGCAAATGAAATATGGCCGGATCACAGACAAAGCTGATGTTACTCCTAATGAAGTAACTGATTTTTTTACTGAGTTCAAGACCCAGTTGCCAGAAGTAAAAGATGAAGTTTCACTATCTCAAATCTCTATGTTCCCTAAACTAACGGATGCACACAAAGATGAGATCATTGCCAAACTAAATAAAATAAAAAAAGATATCCTTGCAGGAGAATCTTTCGAAAGTCAAGCCAGAATCTATTCCGAAGATCCGGGTTCTGCCGCAAAAGGAGGTTTGTACACCGGTATTTCTAAAGGAAAAATGGTAAAATCTTTTGAAGCAGCAGCCTTGAATTTACAGGAAGGAGAAATTTCTGATCCTGTAGAGTCAGACTTTGGTTATCATTTAATTCAGTTGGTTAAAAAGAGTGGTAAACAGTATGATGCAAGACATATTTTGTTGAAAGCTGAACCTAATGCGGAGGAAATTGCTTCTGCAAAGAAAGAACTGGACAGCATCCGAACTTTAATAATGGATGGTAACATGACATTTAAAGAAGCTGCCTTCCGCTTTTCAGATGACAAACAAACCAAATTTAACGCTGGAATTCTTACTTCCCAAGATGGATCAGATAAAATTGAGAAATTGGATTTACCTCCTACCATCGGCTATCAGATTGCAGGCTTAAACAAAGGTGACATTACCGAGGTTTTTCAAGATGTAGCGCAACAGGATAGAAAGACCGTTACTTTACTGAAAATAGATGATGTAATCGCGGCACACCAACTGGATATTGCTACAGATTATAACAGAATTAAGCAAATGGCGCTTAACAAAAAGAAAAACGAAATGGTTGAGAAATGGGTAAAAGAGAAACTACCAAACGTATTTATCTCCATCAACGATCGTTATAAAGACTGTACTTTCAAAACCGACTGGCGTAAAACAGTTGAAGACAAATAA
- a CDS encoding PfkB family carbohydrate kinase — protein MKLLVVGSVAFDAIETPFGKTDKILGGAATYISLASSVLGVQSGIVSVVGGDFPQADLDMLSGRGVNIEGIEIVKEGKTFFWSGKYHNDLNSRDTLVTEVNVLENFDPKIPESMQDAEILLLGNLHPGVQLSVLEKMKNRPKLVILDTMNFWMDSALDILLQMISKTDVISINDEEARQLSGEYSLVKAAQKIHAMGPKFVIIKKGEHGALLFHEGKIFAIPALPLEEVFDPTGAGDTFAGGFAAYLAKKGAFTFENMKAALIVGSAMASFTVEKFGTERLEEVKESDMMERINSFKELTTFEVEV, from the coding sequence ATGAAATTATTAGTTGTGGGTTCAGTTGCATTTGATGCTATTGAAACACCATTCGGAAAAACAGATAAAATCTTAGGTGGAGCAGCTACCTACATCAGTTTAGCTTCTTCAGTTCTTGGTGTTCAGTCAGGAATCGTTTCTGTAGTTGGTGGTGATTTTCCACAGGCAGATTTAGATATGCTTTCCGGCAGAGGAGTGAATATAGAAGGGATCGAAATTGTTAAGGAAGGGAAAACTTTTTTCTGGAGTGGTAAGTATCATAACGATTTAAATTCCAGAGATACTTTGGTTACAGAAGTAAATGTTTTAGAAAACTTCGATCCGAAAATTCCAGAATCAATGCAGGATGCAGAAATTTTGCTATTAGGAAATCTTCACCCTGGAGTTCAGCTTTCTGTTTTAGAGAAAATGAAGAACCGTCCGAAGTTAGTTATTTTGGACACTATGAATTTTTGGATGGATTCGGCCCTGGATATCTTGTTGCAAATGATTTCAAAAACAGATGTGATCTCTATTAATGATGAAGAAGCCAGACAACTTTCTGGTGAATATTCATTGGTGAAAGCTGCTCAGAAAATTCATGCGATGGGTCCAAAATTCGTGATCATCAAAAAAGGAGAGCACGGTGCCTTATTATTCCATGAAGGAAAAATATTTGCTATTCCAGCGTTACCACTGGAAGAGGTGTTCGACCCGACTGGAGCTGGAGATACTTTTGCTGGTGGTTTTGCAGCTTATTTAGCAAAAAAAGGAGCATTTACCTTCGAAAATATGAAAGCAGCTTTGATCGTAGGATCTGCGATGGCCTCATTTACGGTGGAAAAATTTGGAACCGAAAGATTGGAAGAAGTGAAAGAAAGTGACATGATGGAAAGAATCAACAGCTTTAAAGAATTAACCACTTTCGAAGTTGAGGTTTAA
- the gldD gene encoding gliding motility lipoprotein GldD — translation MFKKLIFTFLGFLLLSCAEDTQPKPSGELRLEYPVAKYQSFTSPCNFTFEYSDFAKIRDAKNPCWYYIEYPQMKAKVFITYFPIKSDFALHVKESEKMVYEHTIKATSIDTKSFSYPERKVFGNFYELKGPTASNLQFFVTDSTRHYMTANLYFNSRPKPDSLAPAIDYIKKDLLHMIDTFQWK, via the coding sequence ATGTTTAAAAAACTCATTTTCACTTTTTTAGGATTTCTTCTACTTTCCTGTGCCGAGGACACTCAACCAAAACCGAGTGGCGAACTGCGTTTAGAATATCCAGTGGCTAAATACCAGAGTTTTACATCACCCTGTAATTTTACTTTCGAGTATTCTGATTTTGCGAAGATCAGGGATGCGAAAAATCCATGTTGGTATTATATAGAGTATCCACAGATGAAAGCAAAAGTTTTCATTACCTATTTTCCGATTAAAAGTGATTTTGCCCTGCACGTAAAAGAATCAGAGAAGATGGTATATGAACATACGATAAAAGCAACATCGATTGATACCAAATCCTTTAGTTATCCTGAACGTAAAGTTTTTGGTAATTTTTATGAATTAAAAGGACCTACTGCTTCCAATCTGCAGTTTTTTGTCACCGATTCTACCCGTCATTATATGACCGCGAATTTATATTTCAATTCCCGGCCGAAACCGGATTCCTTGGCACCGGCTATTGATTATATTAAAAAGGATTTGCTTCATATGATCGATACTTTTCAATGGAAGTAG
- the mutY gene encoding A/G-specific adenine glycosylase, with the protein MKTKKQNADFLHVGRKLLDWYKIHGRDLPFRKTNDPYKIWICEIIFQQTRIEQGINHYNNFIQRFPNVHTLAEAETDEVLLYWKGLGYYSRALNIHKAANQIIDDFQGVFPVDYLDIIQLKGVGKYTAAAISSICFGKKIPAVDGNFYRVLSRVFADDFDVSKSKAFEYFSELALKMMPEKEAGHFNEAMMDLGSEICKPRNPLCESCPLNLDCLAYNLGKIPNFPVKTKKLKPTDLNLQYYFVEFDGQFLIKQRKDDFIWKKLYEFPIEIPEELAPFISNQKTIAHKLTHKNLSIQINHVVLESKEIFTEFSTENNFMISNEEEAHQKSFPKPLENYLTDYFITK; encoded by the coding sequence TTGAAAACAAAAAAACAAAATGCTGATTTTCTTCATGTTGGTAGGAAATTGCTGGATTGGTACAAAATCCATGGTAGAGACCTGCCATTCAGAAAAACCAACGACCCATATAAGATTTGGATTTGCGAAATTATTTTCCAGCAAACGAGAATTGAACAAGGTATCAATCACTACAATAATTTTATACAAAGATTCCCAAATGTTCATACTTTAGCGGAAGCAGAAACGGATGAAGTTTTATTGTATTGGAAAGGACTCGGTTATTATTCCCGGGCACTTAATATCCATAAAGCAGCCAATCAAATTATTGATGATTTTCAAGGAGTTTTTCCAGTGGATTACCTTGATATCATTCAGTTGAAAGGTGTGGGGAAATACACTGCAGCGGCTATCTCAAGCATTTGTTTTGGTAAAAAAATACCCGCCGTTGATGGTAATTTCTATCGGGTATTATCAAGGGTTTTTGCGGATGATTTTGATGTCTCAAAGTCAAAAGCATTTGAATACTTTTCAGAATTGGCTTTGAAAATGATGCCCGAAAAGGAAGCAGGGCATTTCAATGAAGCAATGATGGATTTAGGATCAGAAATTTGTAAACCCAGAAATCCACTTTGTGAAAGTTGTCCTTTAAATTTGGACTGTCTCGCCTATAATCTTGGTAAAATTCCAAATTTTCCAGTAAAAACTAAAAAGTTGAAGCCAACAGACTTGAATTTGCAATATTATTTTGTTGAATTTGACGGGCAATTTTTAATTAAACAAAGAAAAGATGATTTTATCTGGAAAAAATTATATGAGTTTCCGATTGAGATTCCGGAAGAGTTAGCACCTTTTATTAGTAACCAGAAAACAATCGCTCATAAATTGACGCATAAAAACCTATCTATTCAAATTAATCATGTTGTTTTGGAATCTAAAGAAATCTTCACCGAATTTTCCACAGAAAATAATTTCATGATCAGTAATGAAGAGGAAGCGCACCAAAAATCCTTTCCGAAACCATTAGAAAACTACCTCACTGATTATTTTATTACGAAGTAA
- a CDS encoding HU family DNA-binding protein — MTKAELVNTISNKLGTEKNETQKVIEAFMQEIRTSMYGGENVYLRGFGSFIIKTRAAKTGRNISKNTAIEIPAHNIPAFKPSKTFVEKVKTKVAVK, encoded by the coding sequence ATGACAAAGGCAGAATTGGTAAACACCATCTCAAATAAATTGGGAACTGAAAAGAATGAAACCCAGAAAGTTATAGAGGCTTTTATGCAGGAGATCAGAACATCAATGTACGGCGGAGAGAATGTATACCTAAGAGGTTTCGGTTCATTTATCATTAAAACCAGAGCTGCAAAAACAGGAAGAAATATTTCTAAAAATACAGCAATTGAAATTCCTGCCCATAACATACCTGCTTTCAAACCTTCGAAAACCTTCGTAGAGAAAGTAAAAACTAAAGTAGCAGTAAAATAA
- a CDS encoding ribonuclease E/G, whose amino-acid sequence MKKELIISHEDEQSKIALLEDGRLFELHEQEDKSDFVVGDLFIGKVKKLAPNLNAAFVSIGYEKDAFLHYQDLGPQFLTYKKFLHDTVTNKQQNSSLKNFEIQKEINKNGTVDKVLAKDDSVILQITKEPISTKGPRISTQISLTGRFLVLIPFDKSVSISKKIGNPEEKERLKTLIESIKPEGFGVIIRTVAEGKKVAELHNDMNQLIQKWETTFKNLQKNKVPSKVLSEEDKASSILRDNFNADFVSIICDDEQMVDDMRNYIEVIAPERKNIVQFYDKPIPLMEYYNVEKQLKQSFGKHVNIPSSKGAYLVIEHTEALHVIDVNSGNNLSSGAGASNKEHALHVNIMAATEIARQLRLRDMGGIIVVDFIDMINADHRKELYDHFKEEMNRDKARHKILPPSKFGLIQLTRQRTRPEKVIKTKEDNPNIDGEILAPIVVVERMEEVIRNIIQVEKGKIFLHVHPFVEAYLTKGLMSIQAKWFLKYKKWVTIIPRDSFKYLEYKLVNSKKEELSSYSN is encoded by the coding sequence ATGAAGAAAGAACTGATCATATCACATGAAGATGAGCAATCAAAAATTGCCCTACTTGAAGACGGTCGCCTTTTTGAGCTCCATGAGCAGGAGGATAAAAGCGATTTCGTTGTAGGCGATTTATTTATCGGTAAAGTAAAAAAGCTCGCACCCAATCTTAATGCTGCATTTGTAAGCATTGGTTATGAAAAAGACGCGTTCCTGCATTATCAGGATTTAGGACCGCAATTCTTAACCTACAAAAAATTTCTACACGATACTGTCACCAACAAACAGCAAAATTCATCGTTAAAGAATTTCGAAATTCAAAAAGAAATTAATAAAAACGGAACTGTTGATAAAGTTCTTGCTAAAGACGACAGTGTAATCCTACAAATTACGAAGGAACCTATTTCTACAAAAGGACCAAGAATCTCCACTCAGATTTCTCTTACGGGGAGGTTTTTAGTATTAATACCTTTCGACAAAAGTGTTTCTATTTCAAAAAAGATCGGTAATCCTGAAGAAAAGGAACGTTTAAAGACTTTAATTGAAAGCATTAAGCCAGAAGGCTTCGGTGTTATCATAAGAACTGTGGCAGAAGGAAAAAAAGTTGCTGAGCTCCATAACGACATGAATCAGCTGATTCAAAAGTGGGAAACTACCTTCAAAAACCTTCAGAAAAATAAAGTTCCCAGCAAAGTATTAAGTGAAGAGGATAAAGCTTCTTCGATCTTACGTGATAACTTTAATGCAGACTTCGTTTCTATTATCTGTGATGATGAGCAGATGGTTGACGACATGCGTAATTATATTGAAGTCATCGCACCAGAACGAAAAAACATTGTACAATTCTACGATAAACCAATTCCATTAATGGAATATTACAACGTAGAAAAACAACTGAAGCAGAGTTTTGGTAAACATGTAAACATTCCAAGTTCCAAAGGAGCTTATCTTGTTATCGAGCACACAGAAGCGTTGCACGTTATCGATGTGAACTCTGGAAACAATTTATCTTCCGGCGCTGGTGCTTCTAACAAAGAACACGCACTTCATGTAAATATAATGGCTGCAACAGAAATCGCACGTCAACTTCGTTTGCGAGATATGGGCGGAATTATTGTAGTCGATTTTATTGACATGATCAATGCCGATCACCGAAAAGAATTATACGACCATTTCAAAGAAGAAATGAACCGCGACAAAGCGAGACATAAGATTTTACCTCCGAGTAAATTTGGTTTAATCCAGCTGACGAGACAAAGAACACGCCCGGAGAAAGTGATCAAAACGAAAGAAGATAATCCGAATATCGATGGTGAAATTCTTGCCCCAATTGTGGTGGTAGAGAGAATGGAAGAAGTTATTAGAAACATCATTCAAGTTGAAAAAGGAAAAATATTCCTGCACGTTCACCCATTTGTAGAAGCTTATTTGACCAAAGGTCTCATGAGTATACAAGCCAAGTGGTTTTTGAAATACAAAAAGTGGGTAACCATTATCCCTAGGGATTCATTTAAATATCTGGAATACAAACTGGTTAATTCTAAAAAAGAAGAACTAAGCAGCTATTCTAATTAA
- a CDS encoding alpha/beta hydrolase-fold protein, producing MKSITYYFLLIILLIGCGTNPQPEDPVPLHQTLKLQSKILGETRVINIWTPLNYTTGDSLPVLFMLDGGVKEDFPHLANTLAKLIATNQIPSTILVGIENTERRRNLTGPTQVAKDKEIAPLVGKSANFRDFIKTELIPEINKKYSITAEKGIIGESLAGLFVTETLLVEPELFDYYIAFDPSLWWNDSDLVKKSQEHLSKFPSGEKRFWFAGSNEKNISSNTKLLAQALSEKNLPQLKWNYSDEPKEKHNTIFRATKEKALIWTMNKH from the coding sequence ATGAAATCAATTACGTATTATTTTCTACTTATTATTTTATTAATAGGATGTGGAACTAATCCCCAACCGGAAGATCCCGTTCCTTTACATCAGACGCTGAAGTTACAATCAAAAATCCTTGGTGAAACAAGAGTAATTAATATCTGGACACCACTAAATTATACTACTGGAGATTCATTACCGGTTTTGTTTATGCTTGACGGTGGTGTCAAAGAAGATTTTCCACACCTTGCGAATACTCTTGCAAAATTAATTGCAACTAACCAAATTCCCTCTACCATTTTAGTCGGCATAGAAAACACGGAGCGAAGAAGAAATCTCACAGGTCCCACGCAAGTTGCAAAAGACAAAGAAATTGCTCCTTTAGTCGGAAAGTCAGCAAACTTTCGAGATTTCATCAAAACAGAATTGATCCCTGAAATCAATAAGAAATATAGCATTACAGCCGAAAAAGGAATTATCGGAGAATCTTTAGCTGGATTATTTGTTACAGAAACACTTCTGGTAGAACCCGAATTGTTCGATTATTATATTGCTTTCGATCCGTCACTTTGGTGGAATGACTCCGATTTGGTAAAGAAATCACAAGAACATTTATCAAAATTCCCATCTGGTGAGAAACGATTTTGGTTTGCGGGGTCGAACGAAAAGAATATCTCATCTAATACCAAACTATTAGCTCAAGCTTTATCCGAAAAGAATCTACCGCAACTAAAGTGGAATTACTCCGATGAACCAAAGGAAAAACACAACACGATCTTTCGAGCTACAAAAGAAAAGGCATTAATCTGGACAATGAACAAACATTAA
- a CDS encoding GNAT family N-acetyltransferase: MEINQLAIDQLVTERLILIPFTTRICENILKNDFSDLAISGLQKGKGWPDDDVMETLPKIIDNLRKVKSPSGFESWIIIKRDTLEIIGDAGFKGFDPAKQNIDLGYGIIKEERKKGYAEEASSSLIQWAFSTDIVAEITANCLIDNISSVHLLQKLNFIKIKIEDKMIYWILSKKRYQQAQ; this comes from the coding sequence TTGGAAATAAATCAGTTAGCGATTGACCAACTTGTCACGGAACGATTAATTCTTATTCCCTTTACGACAAGAATCTGTGAGAATATCTTAAAAAATGACTTTAGCGATTTAGCGATTTCTGGACTACAAAAAGGTAAAGGTTGGCCTGACGATGATGTCATGGAAACTCTACCTAAAATAATTGATAATTTACGTAAAGTGAAATCTCCTAGTGGATTCGAATCTTGGATAATCATCAAACGAGATACTTTAGAAATAATTGGGGATGCCGGTTTTAAGGGTTTTGATCCAGCTAAACAAAATATTGATCTTGGTTATGGAATCATAAAAGAGGAACGGAAAAAGGGATATGCAGAAGAAGCCTCTTCAAGTCTTATTCAATGGGCCTTCTCAACCGATATCGTAGCGGAAATTACTGCAAACTGCTTAATTGATAATATCAGCTCTGTTCATTTACTTCAAAAATTAAATTTTATTAAAATAAAAATAGAAGATAAAATGATTTACTGGATTTTAAGTAAAAAACGCTATCAACAAGCACAATAA
- a CDS encoding DUF3781 domain-containing protein, translating to MSFNKSEIINKICYTELVYGRINKKLKSNYSKSEIKRMLLKVLKDTPETDFQQIGKNIYVSNTINHIRITINSYTYRIITVDTLAIG from the coding sequence ATGAGCTTCAATAAATCAGAAATTATAAACAAAATCTGCTACACCGAGCTGGTTTATGGCCGAATAAACAAAAAATTAAAAAGCAATTATTCAAAATCAGAAATAAAAAGAATGCTTTTGAAAGTTTTGAAAGACACTCCGGAAACCGACTTTCAGCAAATTGGTAAGAATATTTATGTTTCAAATACCATAAACCACATTAGAATCACCATAAATTCTTACACGTACAGAATTATAACGGTGGATACACTAGCGATCGGTTAA
- a CDS encoding Gfo/Idh/MocA family oxidoreductase, with protein sequence MQLIKVGLCAFGMSGKVFHAPFLKEHPEFFMAAVVERSKEESKSKYPETTIYRSVEEMLREADVSLIVVNTPVQTHFQYVKMALEAGKNVIVEKPFTVSVSEAEELDNLAKEKNLFLSVYQNRRFDRDYLQVEQILREGKLGTIKEAEIRFDRFRITPSGKDHKENAGLRGSGTLHDLGSHLIDQAVQLFGFPEKLFADVFSMKGKEFANDYFEILLFYKSDLRVRLKSSIFSKEAQYAYILHGNKGSFLQERTDDQENELAIGVIPTFAEAWMKPLTKPDGILNYINENSDSVRVTTTSLPGNYMNYYQQIYEHLVFGKTLPSAGSEIIKNMKIIEAALESSAKGTVISF encoded by the coding sequence ATGCAATTGATAAAAGTTGGTCTTTGTGCCTTTGGAATGAGCGGAAAAGTATTTCACGCACCATTTTTAAAAGAACATCCTGAATTTTTTATGGCCGCGGTCGTAGAGCGGTCCAAGGAAGAATCAAAATCTAAATATCCCGAAACTACAATCTATAGATCTGTTGAAGAAATGCTCCGGGAGGCAGATGTTAGTTTAATCGTGGTCAACACACCCGTTCAAACGCATTTTCAGTACGTAAAAATGGCTTTGGAAGCTGGAAAAAATGTTATAGTAGAAAAGCCTTTTACGGTCAGTGTTTCAGAAGCTGAGGAACTTGATAATTTGGCCAAGGAAAAAAATCTCTTTTTAAGTGTCTACCAAAACCGAAGGTTTGATCGTGACTATCTTCAGGTCGAGCAAATATTGCGTGAGGGGAAATTAGGAACTATTAAAGAAGCGGAAATACGATTTGATCGTTTTCGTATAACACCTAGTGGAAAGGACCATAAAGAGAACGCAGGACTTAGAGGTTCTGGTACACTACATGATTTAGGTTCTCATCTAATCGATCAGGCAGTACAGCTTTTTGGTTTCCCCGAGAAGCTTTTTGCAGATGTATTCTCGATGAAAGGGAAGGAATTCGCCAATGATTATTTCGAAATTTTACTTTTTTATAAAAGTGATTTAAGAGTAAGATTAAAATCTTCTATTTTTTCTAAAGAAGCTCAATATGCTTATATTTTACACGGTAATAAAGGCAGTTTTCTACAGGAAAGAACTGACGATCAAGAAAATGAATTAGCTATAGGCGTCATTCCTACATTTGCAGAAGCTTGGATGAAACCTTTGACAAAACCAGACGGAATTCTAAATTACATAAATGAAAATTCTGATTCAGTAAGAGTTACGACTACCAGCTTACCTGGCAATTATATGAACTATTACCAGCAAATTTATGAACACCTTGTATTCGGCAAGACTTTACCTTCTGCCGGATCAGAAATCATCAAAAATATGAAAATCATAGAAGCTGCTTTGGAAAGCTCTGCAAAAGGAACAGTCATTAGCTTTTAA